A segment of the Lolium perenne isolate Kyuss_39 chromosome 3, Kyuss_2.0, whole genome shotgun sequence genome:
TGGACCGTGTCGGCAGCGTGCATTCCGGCGAGGATGGCAGCTCGGGGCATGCCAGGAAACCGTATTCTCCCGCGGCGTTCGTGTCGGCGTCGCCCCTGGTCGGCCTGCCCGAGTTCTCTCATCTTGGATGGGGACACTGGTTTACTCTCCGTGACCTTGAGTTTGCAACCAACCGTTTCTCAAAGGAGAATGTGCTTGGAGAGGGTGGCTACGGGGTGGTTTATCGTGGCCGTCTAGTCAATGGAACTGAAGTTGCCATCAAGAAGATCttcaacaatatgtatgctcactTTCAGCGTTTAGCTACTGCTCTCATCTTTATGCTTGTTTGCCTCATTTGCGTCATCGTTGGGTTTACAGGGGGCAAGCTGAGAAGGAATTCAGAGTGGAGGTTGAGGCTATTGGCCATGTACGCCATAAGAATCTGGTTCGTCTGTTGGGATACTGTGTTGAAGGAGTTAATAGGTATGTGAGGTGCCAGGCATCAGTCACCTCACCTCTCTCTCTTTTATTTTCCCCTTTCAGCAGCCTACATGCTTCGGTGCAACTGATAGCAAATTGGTCTTTCCTAAGTAAATGCATCTTCTGTTTTATATCTGTATGCTTTACACTGGGCAAATCTGAATGCTGCTGTGCTGTTCAGTTTGTGTATGCTCTGGACTATCGAACCTTCATAAAACAATCAGATAATTGCGACTTCAACTCTTTTTTGTTTTAGTTTGATAGTTCACTATATTGCATAAAGAATATCAATATACTATGTCCCATTGTAATTTTGTGGTTTTTTTTTACGTCTTCTGTTTCCAGAAACTAGCAACCAAACAATGCACGCCCTATCATAcatttgtacctctagagtctgcGAAGCATGTAGTTATCAAAGGATGATGATATGGATCCTGCCGGCTGAATTTTGCGAATGCACTGCAATTTATAGAATGGGAAGTAGAGATGGGATCAAGTGGGTTCAGTGTGAATTTTATCTGCATAGAGAAATTGTCTGCTACATCCGACATGCAATGTGTAGAAGACTGCGTATAGATCATTTGATGTCTATTATGATCTTAGGAAAACCTAGTGAACTATCATATGGCAAAAGAGCACCAAGAGTTTTTATGTTCGTTTGGTATGCATTGCTAGGGACTATAGTTGTGTCACACTCCCTTACACTTCCCAAATTTAGTGAGAGTTATTTGTCCTTATCTGTAGCTGTGATCATTGTTAACCTAGGCCAAAATCGGCACCGCTTGCGTCTTTATAATCCACCGTGGACATGATATAACAGTGTTTTCTTTTAACAGGATGCTAGTTTATGAGTTCGTAAACAATGGTAACTTAGAGCAGTGGCTACATGGAGCTATGCGTCAGCATGGTGTTTTTACCTGGGAAAATCGCATGAAGGTCGTCATAGGCACTGCAAAAGCGTAAGTTTCATCATTTTCTCTGTCCACTAGATACAAAAATCTATTCTGTTGTCTAAACTTTTTTGATTGCAGACTTGCTTACCTGCATGAAGCTATAGAACCAAAAGTTGTTCATCGGGATATAAAATCTAGCAACATCTTGATTGACAATGAATTCAATGGCAAGGTCTCTGACTTTGGATTGGCCAAGATGTTGGGGTCAGATAAAAGCCACATTACGACTAGAGTGATGGGGACATTTGGGTACTGTCTTCGCCCATATTTATCCTTTATGTGTGGTCTTTGGCACAATTACTTCACCATGCTTAAAGGAGATTTTTTCTGATCCTTTCTTTTATTGTTTTAGATACGTTGCCCCTGAGTACGCTAATACTGGGATGTTAAATGAAAAGAGCGATGTTTATAGTTTTGGTGTTCTCTTGCTGGAAACTGTGACGGGAAGAGACCCTGTTGATTACAGCCGCTCTGCCAATGAGGTAAATGACTGGAGTTTTTTTTACGTGAATGACTTGGACTTTTTTTCATTTTGATTTCATGTTTTCATTTTGTAACTTTCTGGATCTTGCACATTATGTTGGAGAACCTCCCGATCACCCATGTAAATTATTGTGTAAGGCTCTTAAACCACCGACCTTGAGAACTGAgttctagctcagtggcaaggcaagcgagtgcgcagccagcccacccgggttcgaatccCCATCTCGCGGTAATTTCGCAGGGAGGGGCGGACTTTAAACCGGGTTATCATCCTAGCGTCCATCCGCTGGGAGTCTCATCctacctaacaacgtatagccaagggagggatcattcccccgttggtcaacgttttTTAAACCACCGACCTTTAAAACCGAGTGATTACATCCTAAACTTCGAATAGCCTGGATTCTTGGAAGGTTTTGCCACCTTGGTTTATTATGCGGTGACAGCTCAGTAAATAAAATATACAATAAGATACATTGAAtttatctctcctctctctgCTATTATCCGGAAGTACAGCACCATGGAGGATAGAAAAGCATCGTTCGTGGTAGATATAAATGGAGCACCCATCTGATGCCTCGATTAGCATAGAGGTGGAGCTCTTGCCAGTTCGTCCTTTGTAAGAAATCAATTGTGAGGCAGCTGCTGCATGAGATTGCTCGAGCAGAGACACCACCGAGTTTCTGCCGCTTGCCAACTTTGCAGTGTGTGGCAGGTACACAAAAGCAATGCTTAGCGCCAGAAGATATATGATGGTGGCAGTTTGAGAGGTTGCCAGGACATCAGGCCATGGCTGACCTAGGAGGCTACGATCAGCCATATGATTCATGTATGATGGGGAGGAAAGCAGATAGCAGTTTGTGGTTTTGACAAATTTTGGTATATCCCTTAATAAACTTATGTATCTTTCTGAAACCTCTCCACGACATCAGCAGTGGTGGAGAAATGCCTCTGATTCCAGCGTCCAGAGTTAAAGGACATGTTACTTAAGTATTACCTGGCAGAATTCTGGGTTAGAACTTTAGGGGTTAGGGCTTCGGTAGCGTGAGTATGGACCTCTTCATTCTATCCTTCCTTCATTCCTTTATTTTTTTTTCTCATCTTACCAGTGTTGTTTAAGTCTACAGTACCAATGTTTGATTGCACTGGCAACTACTTTATAGACATAGTCTAGTAATGTGTCCATGGGAACATTTAGCAGTTTAACTTTCTTTATCATTATGCCTGTGTGATTCACATACTCAAGTAAGTTTTATTTAAAATGAGTATATACTTGTATTGAGATGATAATGAATCCTCTCATTAGGTCAATCTTGTTGAGTGGCTCAAAATGATGATAGCCAACCGGAGAGCAGAAGAAGTGGTTGATCCAATCCTAGAGATTAGACCAACTATCAGGGCTCTTAAGCGAGCTCTGTTAATCGCACTAAGGTGTGTTGATCCTGACTCCGAGAAGAGACCTAAGATGGGCCAGGTTGCAAGGATGCTTGAGTCTGAAGAAGTTCCATACCGGGAGGTAAATGGCTGAAAGCCTAGCATTGTGTAGACACTATAAGCACAAAAAATCACTGACATTTCTTCATTCTTAAAGGACCGGAGAAACAGGAGAAGTCGCACGGGAAGCATGGACATTGAGTCTATCACAGAAGGATCAAATTCTGCTGAATTTGCAAACAAGGTAGAAAGAACTGGCAGTTCAACATCAGACCGGTCTCAGTCGTGAGTCCTGCCGCTTATGAATGTATCTCATGTCATGGGCACTCATGGCATTGTTCAGTCAGAGCAACTTTGTTCATCACCAAGGCAATTGCTGCCCTGGATTTCAGTAGGAAATATTAGTAGGTTAAGGTAGGCACGTCAGAATTTTACTAGCTAAAATTTTAGGCCGAGCTATTAGGTCAAGCAGAATCTTGGAGGATTAACTTCCTGTTatttcttgttcaattcttttgtgtGCTGTATAGGTTTGTGTGGGTGCCTGAGAAGATCATGCTTGTGTACCATGCTGTTCCTTCACTTCGTGACAGTGGACCATTCTTTATTTTTTCTTGTTGGTTCTTGCATTGCTACGCTGTGAGCTTTTGATTGTTTCTGTTAAAAGTTGTCATCGTTGATGTGACATAAAAAGCCAGAACCTAACATGGTTTGACTCACTTCTACCTACAGTAAAGAACTTTCTGCAAACGCAAATTGCCTTCGAACTGAAGGGATAAAAGAGGGACTTGAGGTATAAAAGCAATTTGAGGATAACAATACCGAGGCCCTGTCAGTGTTAATTTTCTAATCGTCAAACTTCCGGTTCTAATTTTCCCACTGAACTTCGGCTTTGGATTCGAGTTCTCTACTTCCAAAGTTATGCCTTGAACGGGTTGAAACTTCAATATGAAATCAAACTTTAAAAAGTTTGTCAGGTTTCAACTACGAGTAAAAAAAGGTCATAAAAGAAGCATACCTGGAAGCTAGGGTTCTTAGGGCATCTCTAACcgagcgacccaaacggacgcgctgggccgtttgggtggccgagcggacgcggggccgtttgggtcgcgcggtgcgCCCAACGCTGCAGAAATGGGTCGTGGCCCCGTATGGTATGTTTTTGCTTGTAAATTCACTATAAACGTCAAATAAATTATAAAAAATATAGAAAAtagttcaaatgctcaaaatttattacacaatacattgtccacgtaatcaatgataaagtattattcaaataAAATGTAAAAACGTTACAAATGCTTTAGGCTTCGGGATttccttcatcattgttgtttgcagcattgttgcctacaTGCTGCCACACGTGCTCGATCAAATCATCCTGCAGCTAGTTGTGTACAActagatctcgaatttcatggtgtacatgaagaatgtcctggaatgatgccggaccaccttgaggagtaaccaactctccctgACCCTCCCAGTCATTATCAAAGAGTGAATCGTCCCGCTCTAtctcaacaatcatgttatgcatgattacacaagcggtcatcaccttccacagagtttgcacatcccaggctctggcagggtgtctgacgatagcccaacgagcttggaggatgccaaacgcccgctcaacatctttccgggctgcctcttgctctttggcaaaccatgcctcctgctctgagttgggttttcggattgtcttcacgagtgtagcccaaggtggatagataccatcagcaaggtagtaccccttggtgtagtggtggccattgatctcaaaatccacatcaggggactgaccgtacgctagcctatcaaacaccgaagagcgctgcagcacattgatgtcattgtgcgagctAGCCATTCCaaagaatgagtgccaaatccatgtatcctgtgaagcaacaacttcaagaatgactgtgcacccctcagaatgACCGCTGTATGcccctgccaaccaaaggggcagttcttccacacccaatgcatgcagtctatgctaccaagcatcccaggaaacccctggaagcgttgattcacaacagacgagctgtgtcctctgcatttggttgccggaggtactgttctccgaacgaactgatcactgctctgcagaacctgtacatcgcttccaagccggtagactcactcatgcgcgtgtactcatctacaaaatcaccggcaacgccatatgcgagcatcctaatcgctgccgtgcatttctggtacgaagagagacctaccttgccaattgcatccactttcgcACATAAGTGGTCGTCGTAGagcttgacgccatccattatccggcggaacaacggtctggaaatccgaaaacgacggcgaaacatggccggcgtgaacaatgccttgggttggaattagtcggtgaagagctggtcgtggccgcgttctcttttgcggtccaaggcggcCGCGCGCCCCGGCAAGGACCCCCGGTGCACGGGGATCTGCGAGACAATGTGCTCGTGGATGATCAGCGCAGCCTCTTTGAAAAATTCGTCGTCGGACTCTTCGTCtgacgacgtgtcgatgaagttcttgaagaagtagtcgtcgtcgctgtccaccatgatctacatatgaaaagggacaaattttagtacgcccatttcatcgaacacctcgcaggaggaggccatccaatgcgtccgtagggacctgcaggccatggccgtctcggccgacttgcggtctggaaacacggtgcacgagagctcacctccggTGGCAACGGCGAACCTGCGAACGGCGGGAGGTCTCGCGACGGTGAGAGGACaacagcgacggcgacggcgtcctccgactctgctacgaTGCGGCGAAAGCAGCGCGGGGCCGCGACCTATGCTTCCGCTCCGCTTGCCGGCGTCTCGACGACGGTGGCCGGCATCGACGCCACTCCCAAATCGCCGGTCCTTGGCTAGCGGCGGAGCGGCgggagatgtgtgcgaggggtttgtgtttttggagacagacaggcgggccaggggcagacaaggggaggacgcgagcgaccagccttcggcgtccgcggccacgcaaactcgtcccagatttgggccgggtttgggtcatccggacgccgcggccatccgttttagggatgggtccgtgCGCTGAGCCGCGTTTTTATCCGGTTGGACCCATCCGAacacgcgggcgcgggatgggtcgccccgttggagatgcccttatgaaCCTGTACTGACAACCGGGCGGAGGACGCAGAAATGGTACAGGTAGGTACGGGAGAAGGGACAAGTGGAGCGAGCAAGGGAGCCGTGGAATGACACATCATTGTTCTCGTTTAGGTGCTATTAGCATTCGACCAATCTTTCTCAATTGCTTCTAGAGAGCGAGAGGGATGAACTGGTTCCGAATTCCGTGGACATTGTTAGAGCATCTTTAACAGAGCTCGAAAAAATGCGAACTGAAAAAGTGGTTTTCAGTCTTCCGAAAACGATAGTTCGTGCGAATTTGGCAGTGGCGCATATTAGAAACCGTAAAACTGGAACTGAAAAGCAGAATTTGAAAGGGCGCGGGTAAATTCGGCGATGATCATAGTTCGACATCAAATTgatgctccgattgagcatcaAAACATACATTGTTCGTAAAATTAAACCTATAGTACTGGTACACCGGCGAGCGCTACTTAAGCTAAGCAAAATGCGGCCTATAAAGTGGCCTACGCGCGCGGCGGTGCCGGTGGTGGCACAGCGTGTCGGCGACAGATGGTGCCGACGCTGTCGAGGATGAGCTTCACGCGTCGTCGGCGTCAAGCTCGACTATTTCGAGCTTGACGCGGCGGACGCGGGCCCCCCGGCGGGCCGCCTCGTATTCACAGACGAGGCGGACGGCTTCCGCCTCCTCCCGGCGGAAACGCTGGCGAGCCTCCGCCGCGCTGATGGCCTTGGTCTGCGCGAGGACGgcgtcctcctcgtcgctgccgtggACATAGTCCCCGGCGAAGAAGGTGGGCGACCGCGCGGGGACGAGGTCGTCGTTGTCGCTGCTGTCTGCGACGGGGAGCCGCGGTGCGCGGCTTGACTGGCCGGACGAGGAGCCCTCGCCGGCGTTGCCGTGCACAGCGAGCTTCCCCGGGGCGTGAGCCCCAGTTCGTCCACCGGCGGGCGCTGCGCTTCCGCGCGCCCTCCGACCGGTTCCATTTGCGCGGCTCCGCGTCGGTGCGGAAGAcgggcggacgcggcggcgagtcgccgccgcccaatccggcgccacggcctGCGGAGCCGCCTCGGGACGCCATCGCCCTCCGTCGGCCGGTGGATTGCTGCCTGGTGCTCGCTGGATTGCTCGCCGGAGATGGtgcttggcggcggcggagggagaggaacggcggaggggagtagggtttgcgacccgaactcccctccgcgaacccttttaataggggccgtTCGGAGATTTGTTCGGGCCCCTGAACTTATTTTACGGGCCGGCCCATCTTTTCGGTCACTGATCTGCGACACATTGgacccgtaaatccgccggaaaagttcgATTCCGATGAGGTTTACGggttctgttagagatgctcttacaagCTAACGTAAGCTTCAAAAGGCTCCAACCGCGTTCAAAGAGGGCAATCCTAGCACGCGGTCGTCCGCTCAAGGCCAGCCTAGTGGTCGCTTTCCGACAACTTCGTTTGGTTTAAGTATGCGTGAGTTTTCTTTCTATTATTTCCTTTGTAAATGGGCTTGTCATGGGTGGGTCAGTTTCGTTTCCGTGTACGCGCCTCGATGGATCAAATTCGTCCGTGtcatcgagaatatttcctaattCTAAAATTCAATATATTTTATCTCTTAAATGATAACTCCGATTTAAAAAAATTCACCAGTgaaatcttcaaaactagcacctatATTAATATGTTCTGACAACTTTCTTTTTTGGGCTAAAAGTTAACAACCCACAAACACGTGATTTATCAACGGTAGATTTAAAAAGTTACCAATCTAGAATTTTTtttacaagagtaatgttgtgtgcaggtCATGGCTCTCCCACGTCCTCCCCTCGCCTCCAAGCCCTAGACACCTTCTTCGCCGGCGATCTCCCTGATCTCTGGTGATTTCCTCCTTCCAATCCGACCATCTTCACCGGCGTCGTCTCCTCTTCAAGGTGATACCCTAtggctcctcctcctcttggccgTTGGAAGGTTACTTTTGAAGTTCTCCTTGACTCTGGTAAGAGCAAGTCTTTCCCTGGTTTTCTCCTTCTTTGGCCGAGGAATTGGTTGGCCTTGGTAAATCACAAAGATGCTCCTTTGGTTGGTAAACATCTCAACCCTGGTGAAGTGTTCTATACTGGTTCCACAGTCAGATTTGAGTCTCATATTGCTGTTGTCGAGGCTTGTTTGCTTTCACCACCTGGTTTTTCCTCGTTTCCTGAAGCGCCTACTGTCAGATGGAGAGTCACATATGCAGATTTAGTTCCTTTGTCTGATGCCAAGGATTCTAAGCTTTTTTTCTCTAGATCTGCCTTCATTATTCTTAAACCCAACGTCAAAAGGCTTGTTCTGTTGGACTCAAAAGAGCAAGTTTTGGATGCTAGATTCTTGCTTCTTAATGAAAAAGTTCAGCCTGCGCAGCACTTGGATCTTAATGTGTTCACTGTCCTAGTGGGGGAGCGTGTTCTCTCGGATTCTATCCTGCATGCGTTGCAAATGGGTAGACAATCATCTGTTCCTAGATCCTTTGTGGAGGTTGTGGCTAATTCTCCTCAAAGCCAAAATGATATTTCTGTACCCCAAGGAGATGTCTTCAAGAGCTTGGATTTCAAACAAGGTCAAGTTTTTGCTCTGGATTGCATAAAGAAGTTCGGACAAAAGGTGAATATGGAAAAATTCTCTCTAGGAAGCCTTTCGTCATGgtctgtgatacgtccaattcgcatcactattttatatcataatttgctgttattcattgatatatttcatatttggggataatacttatgttatttcatctattttgcgtgattcatgattattggaggatcgcgcaccggagtcaggattctgctggaaaaagcgccgtcagaatgcaatatttcggaagatcaacagttgacggaaattatatgaaaaatcctatttttccagatgacgaagggagccagaagggggagccgaggggacccgaggtgggcccacctcataggacggcgcggcccaaggcctggccgcgccgccctgtgaggagggggcccacagccccctctcgcctccttttcttcgcgaacgtctttgtcccgaaaacctaagctccaggggataggtcgcgaagagtcacagccgcctctgcgaggcggagaacaccagagagaaaagagctctccggcaggctgagatccgccggggaaattccctcccgaagggggaaatcgacgccatcgtcaccgtcatcgagctggacatcatctccatcaccatcatcatcatctccatcatcatcaccgccgtctccaccgttgcacctcgtcaccgctgtaacaatttggatttgatcttgattgtttgatagggaaaactctcccggtgttgatttctactcgttattgatgctattgagtgaaaccgttggaccaagatttatgttcaaattgttattcatcatcatatcacctctgatcacgttccatatgatgtctcgtgagtagttcgtttagttcttgaggacatgggtgaagtctaaatgttagtagtgaagtatggttgagtaatattcaatgttatgatatttaagttgtggtgttattcttctagtggtgtcgtgtgaacgtcgactacacgacacttcacctttatgggcctaggggaatgcatcttgtactcgtttgccaattgcggggttgccggagtgacagaaacctgagcccccgttggtatatcgatgcaggagggatagcaggatctcagagtttaaggctgtggttagatttatcttaattacttgtagttgcggatgcttgcaaggggtataatcacaagtatgtattagtcctaggaagggcggtacattagcataggttcacccacacaacacttatcaaagaagattaattaaccgtatgtagcgaaagcactagactaaaatcccgtgtgtcctcaggaacgtttggtcattataagtaaacaaaccgacttgtcctttgtgctaaaaaggattgggacactcgctgcaattgttactctcgcactttacttactcgtactttattcatctgctacatcaaaaccccctgaatacttgtctgtgagcatttacagtgaatccttcatcgaaactgcttgtcaacaccttctgctcctcgttgggatcgacattcttacttatcgaagatactacgatacaccccctatacttgtgggtcatcaagactattttctggtgccgttgccggggagtgaagcgctattggtaagtggaattggtaagggaaacttctactgtttgtgctgattttatttctgcctgctgccataattcattatggagagatcttctcttgagtttttatttggaaaatctactactactgcaaaggtagtggatgaggcgccaggtgaggaagagatgccatacaaaatacctatgaaaattattgaacgtgtagtggataaccgttatacaggggatggaactgtccaccctggagatcatttaccgttcttacatgaattatgcggtttattcaagtgtgcaggtattgctatggatgaagtgaggaagaaactattctctatatcgctgtctggtaaagcggcgcattggtataaattactggataatggggattctcttgaatggaatgatatggtgccccggttttattctaagttctatcctccaagtgaaattcacaaagaccagaaccgcatatataatttttggcctcatgatggagagagtattgcccaagcgtgggggaggttgaagtctttaatgctcaaatgccccattcatgagcttcctggtaatgttattattgataatttctatgcaagactttcttttgaagacaagaccttgctggatacttcttgttctggatcatttacgcgcaacaaggaggagtttaaaagggaccttcttaatcggatccaggaaaatactgaaggatgggagaacgacaaagatagagaatcaggtataaattatgattataaatgcattgaagcttttatggatactgataaatttcgtaatatgagtgctacttatggtcttgattctcaagttgctgcaaatctttataaagcttttgcctctgattatgaattgcctaagaagaattttgataagtatcatgaaccgtataaagataaaattgattcatctattaaaaaatgtgttgtagttgaaactgttgatcatgttattcctgaagcttatattgaaaaaactcctttccctgctaaaatgaaggagtactctgttataaatagtgcggttcataaaagtgaaaagaaacctatagaacctgaagaacaaataaaagttgaacctgctgttgcaatagttaaagatcttgtgactgaaaatgtggaggatggtcatattattttctgtgaagatgcttctaatattgtttcacatcctaataagtctaagaaagctagtgttcctatgttatctgttagaattggagatcattgttattatggtttatgtgatattggtacaagtattagtgctattccttatgagctttacacggagattatgcatgaaattggttcttgtgaacttgaagatattgatgtggttattcggctggctaatagagaaactatctctccaattggtatcgttcgagatgtggaagttttatgtggtaagattaaatatcttgctaactttttggtacttggttctactgctagtaaatattgtcctatcatt
Coding sequences within it:
- the LOC127343046 gene encoding probable receptor-like protein kinase At2g42960 is translated as MSDLSAEMLRKVLGLTLWVWIAIGVVALLVAILLMICIWAASRRRTKRTMDTLSQTQIPIYSKEIPVDRVGGGGRSLAQTMHERDHPSFPPQDSKHASREPGKTPGHVALSKSSDHDNVSQGSSVCNVDRVGSVHSGEDGSSGHARKPYSPAAFVSASPLVGLPEFSHLGWGHWFTLRDLEFATNRFSKENVLGEGGYGVVYRGRLVNGTEVAIKKIFNNMGQAEKEFRVEVEAIGHVRHKNLVRLLGYCVEGVNRMLVYEFVNNGNLEQWLHGAMRQHGVFTWENRMKVVIGTAKALAYLHEAIEPKVVHRDIKSSNILIDNEFNGKVSDFGLAKMLGSDKSHITTRVMGTFGYVAPEYANTGMLNEKSDVYSFGVLLLETVTGRDPVDYSRSANEVNLVEWLKMMIANRRAEEVVDPILEIRPTIRALKRALLIALRCVDPDSEKRPKMGQVARMLESEEVPYREDRRNRRSRTGSMDIESITEGSNSAEFANKVERTGSSTSDRSQS